CCACTCAGCAGTGCAAGGACATCATCGACGAACTCGAACGCATGCAGGTGTTCTACGTGAACATCGGTGGTGGGGAACCGACTGTGCGGTCGGACTTTTGGGAGCTCGTCGACTACGCCACCGAACACCACGTCGGGGTGAAGTTCTCCACCAACGGCGTGCGCATCACCCCCGATGTGGCAGCGCGGCTGGCGGCCAGTGACTACGTCGACGTGCAGATCTCGCTGGACGGTGCGACGGCCGAGGTCAACGACGCCGTCCGGGGAGCAGGCTCGTTCGCGATGGCCATCCGGGCGCTGGAGAACCTCGCGGCTGCGGGCTTCAAGGACGCGAAGATCTCCGTCGTCGTGACCCGCGAGAATGTCGACCAGCTCGACGATTTCGCCGCCCTGGCAGCGCGTTACGGTGCCACGCTGCGGATCACCCGGCTGCGGCCATCCGGCCGCGGGGCCGACGTGTGGGATGAACTGCACCCCACCGCGGAGCAGCAGGTGCAGCTCTACGACTGGTTGGTGGCCAAGGGTGACGGTGTGCTCACCGGTGACTCGTTCTTCCACCTGTCGGGTCTGGGCGAGCCGGGCGCGCTGGCGGGTCTGAACCTGTGCGGAGCGGGCCGGGTGGTGTGCCTCATCGACCCGGTCGGCGACGTGTATGCGTGCCCGTTCGCTATCCACGACCGCTTTCTTGCCGGAAACATCTTGACTGATAACGGATTTGACAACGTGTGGAAGAACGCTCCGCTGTTCCGCGAGCTACGTGAACCGCAGTCGGCAGGAGCGTGTGGCAGCTGCGGGCACTACGACAGCTGCCGCGGCGGATGCATGGCCGCGAAGTTCTTCACCGGATTGCCGATGGACGGTCCCGACCCCGAGTGTGTGCAGGGCTACGGTGCGCCGGCGTTGGCTGCCGACCGCGTCAAGCCCAAGTCCAGTGTTGACCACTCGCGCTGGGGGCACCGCCCGCGCGCAGCGCAGGGGGATGGCCCGGTCATGCTCAAGCTGCTCACCAAACCGCCTCGCTCTGATGTCGCCGCCAAGGCGGCTCCTAAGCGACTCTGTAACGAAAGCCCGGTGTAACTCATGGCCGCCATCTGGTTCGAGACTGTCGCGGCCGCCCAGGAGCGGGCGAAGCGACGGCTACCCAAGCCGGTGTACTCGGCGCTGCTCGCGGCCAGCGAGCGCGGCGTCACCGTCGCCGACAACGTCGACGCATTCGCCGAGCTGGGCTTCGCGCCGCACGTCATCGGCGCTACCGAGAAGCGCGACCTTGCGACAACCGTTATGGGCCAGGATATTTCGATGCCAGTCGTGATATCACCGACGGGCGTGCAGGCCGTCCACCCGGATGGTGAGACCGCCGTCGCGCGGGCCGCCGCGGCGCGAGGGACCGCGATGGGTCTGTCGTCGTTTGCGAGCAAGCCGATCGAAGAGGTGATCGTCGCCAATCCCAAGCTGTTCTTCCAGGTGTACTGGCTCGGGGGCCGGGACGCGATCGCGGCGCGGGTCGAGCGCGCGCGCGAGGCGGGCGCCGTCGGTCTCATCGTCACCACCGACTGGAGCTTCTCGCACGGCCGGGACTGGGGGAGCCCCACGATCCCCGAGGAGATGAACCTGCGCACCACGGTGCGGATGCTGCCGACGGGGCTGAGCAGGCCGGGCTGGATGTGGCAATGGGGTAAGACCTTCCGGCCGCCGAACTTGCGGGTGCCCAATCAGGCCGCGCGCGGCGAGGCGGGTCCGCCGTTCTTCGCGGCCTACGGCGAGTGGATGGGTACCCCGCCGCCGACCTGGGAAGACATCGCCTGGCTGCGTGAGCTGTGGGGCGGCCCGTTCATGCTCAAGGGCGTCATGCGAGTTGACGATGCCAAACGTGCTGTGGACGCAGGTGTTTCGGCCATCTCGGTGTCCAATCACGGCGGTAACAACCTCGACGGCACGCCGGCGTCGATTCGGGCTTTGCCTGCGATCGCCGACGCCGTCGGAGACGACGTCGAGGTGCTGCTCGATGGCGGCATCCGACGTGGCAGCGACGTGGTGAAGGCCGTCGCTCTCGGTGCGCGCGCGGTCATGATCGGGCGGGCGTATCTCTGGGGCCTGGCCGCCAACGGGCAGGCGGGCGTCGAGAACGTGCTCGACGTTCTGCGGGGCGGCATCGACTCGGCGTTGATGGGACTCGGCCATGCGTCGGTGCACGACCTCCGCCCCGACGACGTGCTGGTGCCCGACGGGTTCGCTCGGGCGCTCGGGGTACCGGGCAGCCCGACCGCCTGAGCAGGCTGTCGCCTTCACACAGAGTTCCTGGTACAGGCGTGGCTCAGGGGGCTGACGTGAATGCCCCGTTGTCGCACGCGCAAATTTCTGGAAATCAATTGCTGCGCATGCGCCAACAATTGGCGCACACCAGGTGAATTCGGCCTACCATCGGCCTGTGCCCTATGGAAGCGAGCTCGCGAACGCAACGTCGCGGCAGCTGCAGGGCACGTCACCGGCATTGATCATTCCTGTCGGCTCCACCGAACAGCACGGGCCCCACCTGCCGCTCGACACCGACACGCGCATTGCGACCGCCGTGGCGCGTGCCCTGGCCGACCAGCTCGTGCCGGCGAATGAATCGAAATGGATGGTCGCTCCGGCGATCGAATACGGCGCCAGCGGTGAGCATGAGGAGTTCAGCGGCACCGTGTCGATCGGCACGTCCGCCCTGCGTCTGTTACTGGTGGAGTTCGGCCGGTCCGCATCGCGCTGGGCGTCGCGCCTCGTCTTCGTCAACGGGCACGGGGGCAATGTGGAAGCGCTGGCCACCGCCGCGGCATTGCTGCGGTACGAGGGCCGCGACGTGGGCTGGTGTTCCTGTAGTGCGGAGAACGCCGACGCGCATGCCGGTCATACCGAAACCTCTGTATTGCTACATATTTCGCCTGCCGATGTATGGATCGACGAGCGGGTTCCCGGCAAC
The sequence above is drawn from the Mycobacterium gallinarum genome and encodes:
- the mftC gene encoding mycofactocin radical SAM maturase (MftC is a radical SAM/SPASM enzyme that catalyzes the first two steps in biosynthesis of the electron carrier mycofactocin from the terminal Val-Tyr dipeptide of the precursor peptide MftA.), producing MQSAPAPKVESPAVQPVPRLIEQFEHGLDAPICLTWELTYACNLACVHCLSSSGKRDPRELTTQQCKDIIDELERMQVFYVNIGGGEPTVRSDFWELVDYATEHHVGVKFSTNGVRITPDVAARLAASDYVDVQISLDGATAEVNDAVRGAGSFAMAIRALENLAAAGFKDAKISVVVTRENVDQLDDFAALAARYGATLRITRLRPSGRGADVWDELHPTAEQQVQLYDWLVAKGDGVLTGDSFFHLSGLGEPGALAGLNLCGAGRVVCLIDPVGDVYACPFAIHDRFLAGNILTDNGFDNVWKNAPLFRELREPQSAGACGSCGHYDSCRGGCMAAKFFTGLPMDGPDPECVQGYGAPALAADRVKPKSSVDHSRWGHRPRAAQGDGPVMLKLLTKPPRSDVAAKAAPKRLCNESPV
- the mftD gene encoding pre-mycofactocin synthase MftD (MftD, an enzyme found in the mycofactocin biosynthesis locus, performs an oxidative deamination of 3-amino-5-[(p-hydroxyphenyl)methyl]-4,4-dimethyl-2-pyrrolidinone (AHDP). The resulting compound, now called pre-mycofactocin (PMFT), is a biologically active redox cofactor that can oxidize the non-exchangeable NADH of TIGR03971 family SDR-type oxidoreductases.) gives rise to the protein MAAIWFETVAAAQERAKRRLPKPVYSALLAASERGVTVADNVDAFAELGFAPHVIGATEKRDLATTVMGQDISMPVVISPTGVQAVHPDGETAVARAAAARGTAMGLSSFASKPIEEVIVANPKLFFQVYWLGGRDAIAARVERAREAGAVGLIVTTDWSFSHGRDWGSPTIPEEMNLRTTVRMLPTGLSRPGWMWQWGKTFRPPNLRVPNQAARGEAGPPFFAAYGEWMGTPPPTWEDIAWLRELWGGPFMLKGVMRVDDAKRAVDAGVSAISVSNHGGNNLDGTPASIRALPAIADAVGDDVEVLLDGGIRRGSDVVKAVALGARAVMIGRAYLWGLAANGQAGVENVLDVLRGGIDSALMGLGHASVHDLRPDDVLVPDGFARALGVPGSPTA
- the mftE gene encoding mycofactocin biosynthesis peptidyl-dipeptidase MftE, with the protein product MNSAYHRPVPYGSELANATSRQLQGTSPALIIPVGSTEQHGPHLPLDTDTRIATAVARALADQLVPANESKWMVAPAIEYGASGEHEEFSGTVSIGTSALRLLLVEFGRSASRWASRLVFVNGHGGNVEALATAAALLRYEGRDVGWCSCSAENADAHAGHTETSVLLHISPADVWIDERVPGNSAPLGQLMPAMRQGGMAAVSDVGILGDPTTATAEEGARIFAEMVDGCLRRVTRWTPDRNGMLT